The genomic window CACCATGGCGGCTTACCCCGTGCCAGGCCACGTCGAGGAGCCGAAGGTCTACGTCGTCGCGACCAGTAGTGAGCTCCTCAGAGACCTCGTAAGCAAAGGCCTCACGGCCATGCCCGGGAGGAGTAGCATTAGTGGGATGAACGGGCTACTACTTGAGTACGTAGCCAAGAGGAGTATCGAAGGGGCTTGTCTACTCAGTGAGACCTACGTAATAGACGCCCCAGACGTTAAAGCCGCTGCAGCGCTCGTCAAAGCGCTAAAGAAAATCTTGAAAATAGAGGTAGATGTCTCGCGGATAGAGGAAGTCGCCAGGAGGTTTGATGAAGACCTACATAGGCAATACGAGCTCCTTAGGAAGACTGAGGAAGTAGAGAGGAAGCTCGGCTACATATATTAAGGGAGGAGCATGAGCGAAGCGCTGGCCGCTAAGCATTACTCTAAACCCGAGGTCAAGGAGGAGGTAGCCAGATACTCTAAGGATCGGTGGGTGGCTCTACACTGCGAGCAGCGAGATAGCAAGGGTCGGAGGCTCTTCATTAGGTACGATGAAGCTAAACCACTGACGATTCAAACACCTAGCGACGTAGAGAAGCTGCTAGCGCGCTTTAAGAAGCACAAGCCACGTAGCTTCTACGCCTCCTCAAACCTTTACGCTGAGCTAGCTAAGGCCGCTAGCGCGCCTTCAATAGGTAGCGTGTACGCTTGTACTCCGTGCTGGGACGTAGACAATGGGCTTCATGGGTGGAGGGATACCTTAGAGCTCTGCGAAGAACTAGTATCTCTCTTGGATAAAGAAGGGGTGGCTAAATCTGTCTCAGTGTTCTGGAGCGGGCGGGGGGCGCACGTAAGGATACATCACCTAGCCCTAAGCTCTGAGGTAAGAGCCAACATCCCACCGTTCGATGCTGCCTACGCCATAGTGGAGTACATAGTTAAAAAGATGGATGGCGCCCGCTTAAACGCCCTCAAAGCCAGCGGCCCTAGGCTGGAGAACAGAATGGATCCACAGCGAGTATTTACATGCCCCCTAAGCTTACATCGAGACCTTGACGTAGTGTGCATATGCGTACCCCTGAATAAGTTGTGTGATTTTGACCCAAGTTGGATTGAGCCGGACAGGTATAAGCATAGTGGAGGGTGGGACGTGTACGAGGAGGGGGAGGCCGATGATTTAGCGATGAGGGCCTATGAGGCTATAGGAGGCTATCCATTAAGAAGAGGGCGTAGGAAGTACGAGAGAGTGGATAAGGCTATAGTTAGAGCGTTAACGAAGATAAGTCCTAAAGGCAGCCCTCTGGGGCTTTAAAGTAGGGCGTAGAGGAAAAATGGCCTTAGACAAGGTGGACTTGGAGATACTGAAGGTGCTACTTAAAGACGCTAGGAAAAGCTACAGAGAGATAGCTAAGGAGCTTAACCTATCTGTAGCGACTGTCTACAATAGAGTAAAGAAGATGCAGGCTGAGGGGGTAATTAAGGGCTTCACCCCGGTGGTGAATCATTCAAAACTAGGCTTCGACCTAACAGCGCTTATACTATTACAGGCAGAGGGAGGGCACCTGGTTGAGGTAGAGGAGGAGGTAGCTAAGCTAGAAGAGGCCTGCGCAGTCTACGATATTACGGGAGAGTTCGACATAGCCGTGGTAGCCAAGTTCAAGAGCCGCGAAGCGCTAAACAAATTCATTAAGAGCCTCTTAAAGATACCTTTCGTGAAGCGAACGTCCACGAGCATGGTCCTCAACGTAGTTAAGGAGGACTTCAAGCCACCCGTCACCCAGCTTTAACTAGGAAAAGTGTAAATAAGCCTGGTCTAAGAGGCTGTGGCGTGAAGCCCTCTACTAAAACGTACAAGTGCCCTGCCTGTAGCTACTCTCTCTACACAGGGCCCTACGACTGGCTGCTGGAGCTTGAAGAGGCCGGGGGGATAACCTGCCCTCGCTGCAGGAAGGCCAAGCTGAAGCCTGATTACAACCTGTAATATTTTGAAGAGAAATGCTTTTAAAGAGTAGGTATCAATTCGCGCGCTGATGAGCTCCGAGCCTAGAGGGGCTGAAGTTCTTAGATCTTACGAAGAAATAAACGAGAAAATTAGGAAGGGGGACGCCGTGGTGATGACGGCGGACGAGTACGTAGAGTACGCAAAGCGTTACGGCGTGGAGAAGGCGGCTGAAGAGGTGGACGTAGTTACGACAGGGACCTTCGGAGCCATGTGCAGCTCCGGGGCCTTCTTAAACTTTGGACACGCCGACCCCCCTATAAAGATGTTTAAGTGCTGGCTAAACAACGTCCCAACGTACAAGGGCCTAGCGGCTGTAGATGCCTACATAGGGGCCACCGCAATAAGTGAAGATAGGGGCATAGAGTATGGAGGAGGGCACGTAATAGAGGACATAGTCAGCCGTAGAGAAGTAGAGCTTAGAGCCGAAGGCTACGTGACTGACTGCTACCCTAGGAGGTTTATTGAGACCACGATAACCATCGACGACTTAAATCAGGCAGTACTAGTTAACCCTAGAAACGCCTATCAACGATACGTAGCTGCCACCAATAGCACCGACAGAGTCCTATATACATACATGGGGACCCTGCTCCCTGGACATGGAAACGTCATGTTCAGCGGCTCAGGGCAGCTGAGCCCCCTATACAAGGATAGGGGGCTCGAGGTCATCGGGATAGGTACCAGGATCTTCCTTGGCGGAGGCGTTGGCTACGTCATAGGCGAAGGCACTCAGAACAAGCCCCAGGACTTCTTGGCGACGCTGATGGTGAAGGGGGACTTAAAGCAGATGAGCCCCGACTTCCTCAGGGGGGCTACGATACATCGCTATGGGTGTACTCTTTACGTGGGGCTAGGGATCCCTATTCCAGTCATTAACCTCAGGGTAGCTAAGACCGCCGCTACCAGTGATGAAGAAATATACACAGAGCTCATAGACTACGGTGTTCCTTCTAGAAATAGACCAGTGCTTAGAAAAGTTAGCTATGCTGAGCTAAAGTCAGGGAGGGTGCGCATAGGCGATCGTGAGGTCCCTGCCTCATCTATGTCGAGCCTGTTTAAGGCGAGGAAGGTAGCTGAGGAGCTGAAGAAGTGGATCGCGGAGGGCAGGTTCACGCTAACTAGGCCAGTGGAGCTCCTTCCTACCTATAGGGAGTTTAAGGGGCTTGAAGCAAAGAGGTATGAGCCTAAGGTTAGGGACGCTATGAGCACCAAGGTGGTGAAGGCGAGCCCAGATGACGACATTAAGACAGTGGCTAAGCTCATGGTAAACTACGGCATAGACCACGTCACCATCGTAAGCCGCGAAGGTAAGCTCGTAGGCATAGTGACTTCATGGGACCTAGCCAGGGCGCTGGCTAACGATAAGCGTAGCTTAAGAGAGGTGATGACCACCCAGGTAATAGTTGCTAGGCCTGATGAATCTCTACACGTAGCGGTCTCTCGACTGGAGAAGTACGGGATCTCCGGCATGCCTGTGGTGGACGAAGACTGGAGGGTGGTGGGGATCGTAACTAGCGACGACGTCGCGAGGATGTGGAGGTCGAAAGTTAGTTGAAGCTAAAGGTGGTTTATAGTAAGGAGCACGTAAACCGGCCGGTACTAGCGAGCGTCGTAGTTAAGACAGGGGAGCTCGTAAACATTCTAGAGGCCAGCATAACCCCAAGGGGAGGGGAGATGGTTATCGACGTGCCTAGCGAAGGTAATGTTGAGAAGGTAGTGGAGGCGTTTAGGAGGGAGGGGGTAATTGTCAAGGAGCTTGCTAAGCAGCTAGAAGTAGACATCGTAAGATGCATAGCCTGCGGAGCCTGCGTCTCCCCCTGCCCCGTGGGGGCAATTAGGGTAGAGGAGGGAGTAATTAGAATAGAGGAGGAAAAATGTGTAAGGTGTCAGGCTTGCATTTACGCGTGCCCGGTGAGGGCGATAAGGCTCCTGTAGAGATGAGGCACCGAGGAGGAGTAGTCTCGTATAAGCAGAGCATGTTAAGGCTAACTGTAGATAGGCCTGAGCTAATTAACGTAGCATACTCCTCTCTACTTACTCA from Candidatus Nezhaarchaeota archaeon includes these protein-coding regions:
- a CDS encoding PAC2 family protein, whose protein sequence is MLEVRLSGRLEGREAVMVAGLPGMGYVAKQAANYLIEETRAAPFGEVSSPYLYPPVVLFNDGVLETFLDRKLYRFYLAKLSNMDLLIFTGEAQPSSAEGQRMLADEVAKAVAEAGVRKVFTMAAYPVPGHVEEPKVYVVATSSELLRDLVSKGLTAMPGRSSISGMNGLLLEYVAKRSIEGACLLSETYVIDAPDVKAAAALVKALKKILKIEVDVSRIEEVARRFDEDLHRQYELLRKTEEVERKLGYIY
- a CDS encoding 4Fe-4S binding protein, whose amino-acid sequence is MKLKVVYSKEHVNRPVLASVVVKTGELVNILEASITPRGGEMVIDVPSEGNVEKVVEAFRREGVIVKELAKQLEVDIVRCIACGACVSPCPVGAIRVEEGVIRIEEEKCVRCQACIYACPVRAIRLL
- a CDS encoding homocysteine biosynthesis protein, whose product is MSSEPRGAEVLRSYEEINEKIRKGDAVVMTADEYVEYAKRYGVEKAAEEVDVVTTGTFGAMCSSGAFLNFGHADPPIKMFKCWLNNVPTYKGLAAVDAYIGATAISEDRGIEYGGGHVIEDIVSRREVELRAEGYVTDCYPRRFIETTITIDDLNQAVLVNPRNAYQRYVAATNSTDRVLYTYMGTLLPGHGNVMFSGSGQLSPLYKDRGLEVIGIGTRIFLGGGVGYVIGEGTQNKPQDFLATLMVKGDLKQMSPDFLRGATIHRYGCTLYVGLGIPIPVINLRVAKTAATSDEEIYTELIDYGVPSRNRPVLRKVSYAELKSGRVRIGDREVPASSMSSLFKARKVAEELKKWIAEGRFTLTRPVELLPTYREFKGLEAKRYEPKVRDAMSTKVVKASPDDDIKTVAKLMVNYGIDHVTIVSREGKLVGIVTSWDLARALANDKRSLREVMTTQVIVARPDESLHVAVSRLEKYGISGMPVVDEDWRVVGIVTSDDVARMWRSKVS
- a CDS encoding Lrp/AsnC family transcriptional regulator, whose amino-acid sequence is MALDKVDLEILKVLLKDARKSYREIAKELNLSVATVYNRVKKMQAEGVIKGFTPVVNHSKLGFDLTALILLQAEGGHLVEVEEEVAKLEEACAVYDITGEFDIAVVAKFKSREALNKFIKSLLKIPFVKRTSTSMVLNVVKEDFKPPVTQL